GTAAACACCGATTTATCTTAGACAGAGGAAGAAGTAAAGGTCTATATACCATATCTTCCTGGGGAGTATAGGCCCATTTACTTGGTGGACAAGAGAGACCTGGGGGAAGACCTTCGAGCCGAAATCAAACAACTCAGAGCTCAAATCATGGAAGAAGTCAGGGACGCAGTCAGAGAGGCAAGAGAGCCGGCATCCGAATCGTACCCAGGGTCCATACGAGTTGACCTTGGCAGCCGCGACATACAGGACACCGAGCCATCCTCCGTGGTTGCCAAGGACTTGGTGCGGTTGATTCGTGACAACGTAAGGTCCAGCCTCGTTGAGAAAGGGGAGCGTGCAGTGGACGACCTCGTCTCCGCGATGCCGGAGGGGACTGCCGCTGACGTACTGAAATCACTGGCAAACATCGAAAGGATTCGGATTGTGAAGTTGCTGTACTCTGCAAACAGGACCTTCTCCGAGATGAAGGCGTCGACCAATCTCGAAGCTGCTTCGGTGTCTCACCATCTGAAGAGCCTGCTGCGGATGGGGTTGGTCGCCCATGGAGATGAAGGGGGCTATCAGCTAACCAAGAGGGGAAGATTGCTCGTCAGGACGCTTGCTCTGATGAACGAAGCACTGGGAGGCGAAGTCGTTGATTGAGATAGGAAAGGAAGGGACGCTAAGGCAGGGCACCAGGAGACTTTCAATCCTGCTGGATGTCGTTTCCGGAGTCT
This is a stretch of genomic DNA from Nitrososphaerota archaeon. It encodes these proteins:
- a CDS encoding winged helix-turn-helix domain-containing protein is translated as MDKRDLGEDLRAEIKQLRAQIMEEVRDAVREAREPASESYPGSIRVDLGSRDIQDTEPSSVVAKDLVRLIRDNVRSSLVEKGERAVDDLVSAMPEGTAADVLKSLANIERIRIVKLLYSANRTFSEMKASTNLEAASVSHHLKSLLRMGLVAHGDEGGYQLTKRGRLLVRTLALMNEALGGEVVD